The genomic stretch TTCAAACCAGTTACTTAACGTTTCTCTTTGGAAGTTCTCTCAGGTTCACAGGTCTCGGAAGAGGGAGGAGAAATGTGCACGCAGAATTTCCTAGCTGAGCTCCAGCATGGGATTCGTGTGCTGTCACAAGAATGACAATGCAGGTACCCTGCTTTGCTATTTTCTTTGAAGACTACAGGAAAAGAGATCCTGTGGGAAACAGTCTCTCACCTGGTAGGGGAGACTGAGATGGAGCCAGAGCTCTTCTGATTTTGCAGGTGCTTTTGCACATCCCACACCCTGAGAGTCCCACATCACACCCTGACCTTGTTCTGCTCCCTCTCTGAGCACAGCAAATGCCTCTGACTCCTCTTCCTCCGTGGCTCAGCTGTTTCTGTCACACCCAGTAGATGGTGCCACCAAGTAGCGCATTCACATCAGCAGTTTCTTGTCGGAGGCATTTTAAGTTTCCTTCAATTACTGCACTAGTCTTAGGATCCAGCagaattccttccttccgccattACAAAGAGTTTTTCCCCCAGGCTTGGGATATTGTCACAGGAAACATTTATACtttaatttttcccccattttcgTCATGCCATCTAATTAGCATCATATTTAATGTACAaatatttagggaaaaaaaaaggctaagcTGTGAtcatttatttttgaatttaTAAAATTTCTCTGGCTTTTCAAATTTTTTGAGTAAAATTCAGTGCTCAGATTTTTTACTGGGACAGAATCTATTGTTAGGAAACAAATGGTTCTGGGTAAGAAATGTTAGGAGGGAGTGAGTTCTCAGCACCTTCAGTCATGTCTTGAGAATCTTTGCTCTTTATTTTCTACTCCCTTAGCAGCACATTTGCAAGTGAGAGATGCACTGATGGTTCtgtccctggccaggctggaggttTCAGAAACTCATTTCTTGTAACCAGAGCTGGCAGCAAAGGAACAAATGGTGAGCTCTGTTTCCATCTTAGATGTCTTCTGCTGCACCGGCCCCCAAATGAGAATCCCTCCTGTGTAGCACAAATGCTTTGATAATTCAGGCTGTCAACTTGTCTGCAAAAGCCAGAAAGAGAGATATGAGAGAAGGCTCCCCTGTGGGTAAAACGCAATACTTAATTCCTGATCCTTTGTGTTTTTCTTGGAAGATTCACCTGTGGAGCATTTGGTTCCCTGTGTCTCAAAGCATGGTTTTCCTTTTGGAGGCTGTTTAAATATTTACCTTCTCTGCCCTTCTCATCCCACCATCCTTCAAACCAGAGAAGGGAACATTTATTCACATGCAGCCTGGAAGATGCTTTGGGTGAGTAACAAATACCTGCAGTTTAATGAAGACTGGAGTTTTCAGTCTTTGAGAGCATGTATTACAGCCTCAATTTGGAATAGGTGATGAGGTGATTACTAAACCCTGGTTGCCATGGGGAAAGAGAGGAGGGTGATTGCTTTTTGATGGAAGAAACTGAGAGGTACCAACAGCAACTTACTGCTAATACACACTCAAGGTGCACTTGGCATCAATGCATCTGGTGGGGAGCAGCAGTCAATCTTGCTAATGTCTGAGGAGTCAGCTTTAGCAGCAGCAGTTATTGATGCAGAAAGTCAGCTTTTTGTGGCTGGTCACTCCTTGAAGCCTCCCTGGAGTTTGGTGTGGCTGTGGGAGTGATTCCCACGAGGGCGCTCGGTTGGATTTGTGAGCGGCTCAGGGGTACCCACAAATCAAGCAGGCATTGGCCACCTGCAAACAGGAGTGAAGCATCATCCCAAAATGGGTCTGGAGCCTGAGGGATTCTTAATCAGGCAGATTATTGTGCTGgtgtgctggagagcagctcctgccttaaCATTCCAGGGGCTTGGGAGGGaagctgtgcagtgctgggagtgCAAGGAcgccccagctgagcagggtgTGCCAGAGGGTTTGTGTCTGTGCTTTGGTGCTTGGGGCACAAGGGAGACGTTGGCTCCTTGATTGGATACACCAGGGTggactctgcccagcctgggatAAAGCTGCAGTAATTCCTTCCCTGGAAAAACAGCCAGGCAAGGGGAATGTGAGAAGGGAGTGAGACCTAGCGAAGTAGAGTTGATTTCCATCACTTTGGTGAACACTTCGATGGAGATCCCACTGAATCCACGGCTGCTTGTGGCTGTGACACCCTCTGCCACCACCTCACAGCCCTTGGGAAGGCATCCTGACTCTGGCCCCTTTCCAGGGCAGAATTTGGTCTGGGAAAGCAACACCAAATTGGCTGAGATGGGGCTGAGCATTTCTTCAGGAGCTTGAGAGtgacagaggggctggagcagggggtggCTGCTCTGTCTGCTGGTGCTGAGAAGCTCTGAGCACCTTCACCCTTTCCTACACCACTCTCCTGTAGAATGTGTTTGAGGGCTGCCCTTGGTGTCTTGTTTCTCTCTAAAATGGGAAGTATTTTGGGGATAAATACTGAAAATCTGGGCTAAATCCTGCTTTCTGTACCAGTTGTCCCCCAGTATTTCTGGGGGCTCCTGCACAAGTAAAAAACCAGCCTGTTTGCCCTGGATCACTGTGGGTTTTCCACCTtgttctttttctccccttggTGCTTTTCATGTCAGAAACAGCTCCAAAATAGCCAGAGTCTTTGGAATGACACTTCCCTTATCATCATCCTTAATGATCTGACAGTGGTGGAGACACATCACTGTAATTGTGTTTGTCTCCTTCACTGGCTTTTCCTTGTAAATTTGTTCCTTGCATTTATTTCTGGATGGCAGATGTGTTAATGGCTGGGCAGTTTAATGTGTTTATCTTTTGTGTGCTGTATATTTTGGATATAGaaacagagaagagaaaagtGTGAAGAAACCACTTCTGCATTAATGCCAGCAATTCTgacattataaatatatatgagAGAGTTCTCATGattatattttaatgttttgtttaaTGCATTGACTCTCTGGGGATGAAACAAGATAAAACCTCATTTGTATAATTTAAATGGCTAGCAATAAAACTAGGAGCCAAAAAGGAACAATTAAATAGCCATGCTTTCTAACCCATGCAGATCCCATTCCCTTGGAAAGTCCAGTTTCTGCAATGGAGCCTGTGTGGCTTCAGCCCCTTCTGTCCTGGACAGAAGCCATGGGCTGTGGAGTTGTGGCACCAAACCCTGGAGGGAAGTCAAGCCAAGCTGAGGCTCATGTGATGCTACAAGGGAGGCAGGGGGACCATTTTCCATTGGAGAGGTAATGGAAGGGACAGCAGGACTGGCAGGGCCAGTTGTCCTCCCTACTACCTGTGTGGACAGCAGACCATCCCAGACCATCCCAGACCATCCTAGACCATCACAGACCATCCCAGACCGTTCCAGACCACCCCAGACCATCTCAAACCACTCCAGACCATCCCAGACCATCCCAGGCCATCCCATAGTAAGAGGTGAggcatataaaataaaatttgggtagtccccatgttggttgtttggTTCTTGAGCAGTTCCTCCTCGCAGAAGTGCTCAGCTGTGGTTTCATAGTTTAGGTACCTTCTTGCTGCTTTACAGTCTGTGTTGTTTTCAACtctgtgtcttttttttcaGGGTGGCACTCCATCACCTCACCCCTTTGTTCCCAGATTTCTCTTATCCAGCACAGCATGCCAAGGAACAAAAATTACAATTCCTAGCTTTTCTCACAGTTGAGAAAAggacttgggaaaaaaaaaaaaaaaaaaaaaaagccccaacaaaaccccaaaacaataaTCTATCAAATAATTTCCCATGGGCAAAGGTTGCTGGACCAAACATGCTGAAGCTTATCAGCACAAATGAAacactgcttttctctttgccttttgagctgtcccaccagccctgcccatctCCGCTCCcacagagcaggacacagaAGGTGCCGTGCCCTGAGAGCTTCCTCCAGTCACTTCTAATTGCCAGCATGGGAGCAGCCCATGGGTTGTGGCCCTTGTTTCTGTGCTACaacagcaggcagcagagattGCCTCTGGTCAGGCAGCTTTGAGACAGCAGATAAGGAAATTTAAGCTCTTGCTGTCCAGTTGTGTTGTAGCTTTGCAGCCAAGCCAGcctggagccaggagctgcccaggtgccctggcagagcctcCCTTGGCATCCCCTGGCACTCGGtttggaggaagaggagctgctccatgaGCACTTTCAGACCCCCACATCCATCACTGCGCCCCCGTTTTCccaagttttgttttttgtctGATGAAGCAAAGACTGGGAAAGAGTTGTTTGCTGTTCCTAGGAGTTCTGGCTTCCAGCTCTGGCACTGAGCCTTGAAGAAAAGCTTTGCTGTTTCCATGACAAATTTGGCAGCTTTCTGGCTTCTGGGCTGTCATGCTTGGACTTCAGGAAGAGAATTAAGGAGATGAGATCAAAAAGAGCATTTTGTTATTTGAGAGCAAAGACTTTCCCATCCTACTCAGCCTTCCCACGCTGTGCTTGCAGATGCAGGAACGTGGCTGCTGTAGGTGTTTTTCTTCCAGGATGTGTGTCTGTAGATCCATTTGAATCCACACAGTTGGTCCTGTGAGACATGGTCTTGGTTAAGCCATGAATTTCCATTCACAGCCTGTGATCACACAGATATTCACCAGCTTTTGGAGGGACCACGGTGTTCTAAGCTTGATATGCTTACACTGTAATTGGAATTATATTCATATTTATGCATTCCTTATTTCTGAAGTCCACAAGAAAAACCCATACAGattgaaaactatttattcTTCTTGATCTGAATTTTTTGCTGTAAGAAGCTGCACATCATCAGGACTGTGTCATTCCCTGCAAAAACCAGCCTCAAGGAAGGGGCTTATAATCTTTCACATCAAATTACTGGGGGACACAGTTGCCCATTTTGGCCTCTGACAGCCTGTGTGGAACAAGCAGATGGCCAAAAAGTGCCCAGCCTTGAGACCTGAGGGTAATGAAACCACTAGCAAGAATTTCACCTTTctgcagggagagaaaagaatCCATTGCAGCTCAGACCTCTTGGAAAGATCTAATGTGGTAGTTATTTCAGATATAAATTTGACTGTATAAAAATAACACCTTTTTTACTCAGCCTGTGGTGCCAGGTCCAGCTCTCACTAGTAAATTAGGAGCAGATCCATTAAGGCTGTGGAATTACAGCAGCTGATGTGCCAGCATTTCATTCACTGTGGGCTTCCCTCTAATCTCCTGCAGAAGAAACTCTGCTGAGGCCAACAGAGGTGGGGAGGCAATGAAGGAGAAGCAGGATTTGCATTTTTTGGTCAGCAAGGAGCCTGGAactctctcctgctgcagaggggcagcatcTCCACTGCCCCACTGGGCATCAGAGCCCTGCTGGAGAGGGGACATCAAAAATGCTCTTGCACAAACTCTTGAtcactggtgctgctgcttggaTGCACCTCTGCACTTCCTCCCTGATGTCCCAGGTCACCACAGGGACCTTGCAGGGCTCATTGTGCCCCCACAATCTGTTTCCCTCTCACAGAGGAGCAGACTGCAGCCTTGCCCCTGCTGTGGGGATTTaggagggggatttgggatagTTTTGCCATTTTGTATCATTTCCTTGATGCATttctgccaggggctgtgctgggctgttaACTCCTGCAGAAGAACATCCCACCTCTGTGAAGCTTTATGAGTCAGCCCACTCCAAATACCAACGTGCACCAAGAGGCAGCGCAGGCATTTATTGTTTGCTCCcgtgctgccagagcccagaaGAACAACCAGACAAAGCAGAAGGGCTGGATGCAGCCTTGGGAGTTGCAGGCTCAGTTCTGAGCTGAGGGAGGCAACCAGGGAGGTGGCTGAGTCCCACAGGTGCAGGCAGCACtcacctgctgctggctgtgcccagccgTGCTGGAAAAGGTCTTCCTGCAGGCATGTGACTTTCTGAGATCCTTGGGCTGCCTCTGGTACTGATTACAGCAGATTTAATAGTGTTATTAGTTTAGCCAGTGAGACCTTTATCAGAAGAGATTAGCAGGTGGATGAGAGCTTTAATATCCTCGGCAGATCTATTTCTCCCCCAGTAATTGCCTTAAGATGGTTTTATTTCACTGTCTGGactttctctccttcccctttttATCTTTTAGCTTATTTCCTGAATGTTTTGCCACATTTTCCTTCCTCACACGAAGAAATAGCAGCTCAGGACTTGTGAGCCCTGGCTAATGGGATCCATCTGCCTGAAGACTCATTCATAAAGCCCTTTAATTCAGCAGCTCCTTTCTTGTGCTGAACGTCTGAGGACAGGAAAGTGGGGGTTGACTGAAAACACCTCAAGTGGAAAATTAAGAAAGGCAGAGACTCTGCAGCAcctgaggcagcagcctggacacccagggatgctgctgcttttgtttggAGGTGTTTGGCCAGCCTCAGAACctctggcagggacagggggaggcCACTGCTCACGGCTCTGCAGATGGGCCCCAGAGCACCTGGCAGAGGGCCATGTGTCACCGACATCTtgtatgaaaaatcctttccttaggagttttcctcctgagaagctgagaggcctcaggaacaaaatgtaaacaatggttatctgctgctgtggaatgcaacaggtgcatctgggattggcccatgttggatgtttgtaattaatggccaatcacagtcagctggctcggacagagagccaagccacaaacctttgttattattccttcctattctattcttagccagccttctgatgaaacctcttcttctattcctttagtatagttttaatgtaatatatatcataaaataataaatcaagccttctgaaacatggagtcagatcctcatctcttccctcatccaagaaccctgtgaacacggtcacaggcTGTGCATGGGAAATGCCTGCCAGGTAAAGGAATGATTGGAGTTTGGTGATTTTATCCTACAGTGCACACTGCATTTTGTGCTCCTCAGTGCCATAAAACCTCCCAGAGACAAGGGTAGGGCACGTGGGGACAAGTTGTTAATTCCCGGATCTTTCAGGTGCAGAAAGACTTCAATGTGATGGTGATCACAGGGGttttaggatgagggaagagatgtaGATCTGACTCCACATTacagaaagcttgatttattattttatgatatgtatataacattaaaactatactaaaaagaatagaagaaaaagtttaatCTCAGgaggctagctaagctaagaatagaataaaaaagaaagataacaaaggcagctgcctcagactctctgtccaagtcagctctgctgtggttggccattaattacaaacaagcacatgagaccaatcacagaggcacctgttgcattccacagcagcagataaccattgtttacattttgttcctgaggcctctcagcttctcaggaagaaaaaatcccaagaaaaggattttcacaaaattatgtctgtgacacttcatgtgtattttcaaaaataaattatcctTGGATAATTCACCCACCCCCCAGTGTGCAACATAAACCAGCTGTCTTAGAGTGCAATGAGTTAAGAAGGAAAAGGTTGAAcgtagaaaatatttaaaatcaaagGTCACGTTGCAGCTCCATGAGatttccccttctccccatGGGGTGGGGATAATCACCAGGCAATCAgtgccccctgccctggcagtcCTGAGCCAGCTCCTCACCACGGCCCTCCAGGCATCGATTTCTCCTGGGGGTGTCTTGCAATCAGCAAGAGACACCAAACAGGAGCACTCTGCTGTAGATCCCTCACTTGGAAAAAAGTTCTCTGCAAGTGCTGCAtccatcttctttttttttttttttttttttttttttttttttttttttttttttttctgaaatattttaaattatttcctggCTGTTTCAAGTAAAGGAGGGAGAAATCCCTGGATCAGGGCAGCCAGGAGGCTCCTTCAgggcctggcagagcagcctgggggtGGCAGCCACACGAGGCTGCACTGACTCTGCAGCTGTGTTGTGTCAGTTCTGAGATGTTTGGCAGGCAGAGAAAGCAACTCCTGCAGTTCCTGTACCCCTGGGCTGACCTAACCAGTAATCATTCATCCCCAGAAATTTTGGGAAAGTCTAACATGATCCCTGTACCTGCCAGTACCTTACTGGAGGCTGAGTTTCCCACAGGGCTCCACCAATCTCTCTGGTTGTACCTGCTCATAGCTGCTCTTTATAGCAGCTGACAGGGATTTATTTTCATGACAAGTATAATCAAAAATGTAAACTGAGGTGCTCTGCTTTTTCCTAGAAGATTCACAGTGATAATTCTCTGATTCCTGACAAGGGCATCACAAGACACTGGAAACTCGGGCAAGTCCTGCAGTCTCTGCTCTTTTAGATATTTCAGTGTTTAGATATTTCACATCACAAGAACTCAGGTGCTGTTATGTGTGGGATGTGCTGTGCTGAAGAGAGTGCAGGAGGAATTATGCTGATGTTGTGGATAACTTTCCAGCCAGCTTCCATCCGTTTTGCATGTCAGCATCTGTAAGAATAACGCATAAATTACCAAAATTCCAGCAGGCAGGACTTTCCCTTTGGAGGGCATTCCTCTTTCTGGGATGTTGCAGGGAAAGTGCTGACCCCTTGAAAGGGCTGATGGATTTAGAAGAGGGATGGATCAGTTGGTTCTGTGGTGGGCACCATGCACCATCCCCTGGGGCTCCTCAGCTCTCACTCTGCAGTGCCTGAGTGAGCATTTCTCATGCTGTGTCAGCATTAATGTGCCCTACCTCCAGGTGACTCTGCCTTGCTACTGATCACATTTTCCCAGGTCTGAAATCATCCTCTGCTCTTGCCTTGCTCTTTAATGTGGAAGGGTTTTCCATAGGGATGTAAAAACAAGAATAGAGCAAGAAATGCTCAGCTCCCAGGGATGGCTGGCAGCACATCCTGGGAAGGAGCAAGAGTGGAAATCACAGCTATACACCCAATGTACTCTAGGTCAGAAGTTTCATCATTGTTTTAAAGAGCTGCTGATggccttttctgctcttctcttGGACATTTTATTGCTTTCAGCCCTCACCACTTTGTCTATCTGTGAGCCCAGCAAGTCCATGGTGTGAGGGTAGGAGCTGCTTGCCCTCACACACCCTGGATAATTCTTCCACTGGCTTCCCCTGAGTAATTTGGTATAAGGAGCAGTGATTCATCAATCTCCATGTGAAGGCTAGGGAGCAGTCATGATTGTACCTACCTCACTGATACCTGCTACAAAAAATTGTCTCTTTTCCATCTCCCTGGTGGTTCCCAGAAAATAAACCTGTCACATCTTTGAGGCAGTGCTGACAGGAAGAGAACAGATCCTGGAATATGAGAGGGTtactgagcagcagctgcctgtaaGTCCTTAGCACAGCAAATGGATCCAGGGactggggcagtgctggagtccCCATTCCTGTAGGGATTTTAAAGATGTGGCACTTGGAAATATGTTTTGATgaggcttggcagtgctgggtcaATGGCTGggtcttagaggtcttttccaacctaaatgagtCAGTGGTTCTAAGGAAGGCTGTTCTAAACATCCTGTTTCTGTGAGGTGGTAAAATGCCTGTATTGATTTGAAcagcaaagcagagaaggaagacCCATGGGGGAAGAGTGGGACTGAGATGCATTAGCAGCATTGCTGTGGGAAAACATTGTCCTTGAGACGCCTAAAATTCACATTTCCAGTCTGCCTGGGCGCATTCAGAGAGAAACACATTTCCTCAACCACACAACGAGTATGGGATGTCTGGCTGGAGCTCCTGTGAGGAACCCTCTGTGCTcaccagccagagctgtgtctgCTCCTCAGAGGACCAGGAGTCCCCTGAATGCCTATCAAAGCTCCTGCCAAGTGAAACAAGGATTTTATGTGGCCTGGAGGGCACTCAGATGTCTTGTCAGCCTTAAATATAAAAGATCTTTTatcagagaggagagagaagaaacCACCTTCCCAAACGCTGAGGTTTCACCTCTCTGGGATCCAGGATGAGTCAGCCAGGCCCTGCTGAGCTCCACAGACCTGTTCAGGTTAATAAAatccctgccagagcctgggcagCTCACAGGATGCTGTGTGGCTTCCACATTGACGTCACTGCTTCTCATTTACCCTTGGGTGAGAGGGACCAAAATCCATCACTACCTGGCAGCCACTGGGTAAAGCCCTGCGAAATAAATCAGCGTTCAGCACAGCAAACAGGTGTCTGCAGCACAAAAGGAGCCATTCACATCAGCAGGgcacaaagggatttttcatcaGGGGAGTGGAGACATGAATGGGTCATTAGAGTGAGGGGAATTCACAGGCAGAGAGAGATaacagggaaaagcagggggAGGTTTCACTGTAGAGACAGTGGAgaagtgcttggagtgtggggGGATAGAGAAGAAGCAAGCAAGGAGGCAAAGAGCAGTTAAGTGAGCAATTTTGCTTTATTATAGGAAAACAGGGACACTGAACAAAACTGGAAAATACATTTAGAAGTGTGGAGAGGAGATAGCCTTGCCTAGTGGAAGTGACTTTTGCCTCTGTGAATTTCAGTGGTTGGgagtgctgtggggctggaggaaGGCACGGGCACCTGTGTCAGGAGGGGAAGGCCCAGGTACACTAATGAGAACACAGTTCCTGGTATTTGTCCTCCATGGAGGGTACAGAGGCTTCCAGGTAGGACTCAGGCATTAGCACacaaattcagagaaaaaaattctcctctgggatattttaaaatatgaatatcTTGCATCTTTGACTGCATCACTTGATCCTGTCCATTTTCAGAGCCAGAAAACCACAGGGAATGGAGCTCTGTGGTCCCTTCATTGTAGTTTATCCAGGGCAGGATTAAATATACAGGTCAGGGCAATGTAGGGGTTACAATATTGAGTTAGATttgggctggggatggagaaCATCCTTTTACAGACAAGGAATCAGCTTTTGATGCTCCTCAGTCTGCCACATTTTGCCAGCCCTAAAAATATgccttgaaagagaaaataaaatctctgcAGGCTTTTCTCCACAGCTACTAAAAGATCAGGCAGTAGGTATGGTCCTATATCACCTGCAAAAATGCAGATGTTCTCATCTCCAGCACACATAAAAGCCATAAATCTGGGTAGTTGTAATGTCTTGTTCATTCATGTAAAGAGAACACAAATTGTGGATGGCACTGCCTGGTAAGGAGGAATCTTTCACTTCCCAGGCAGATCATTGTCAACATTAAACACTATTGAGTGATCATTACAAGGGTTACTTTGAAAGGCTATTTTCTTATCTTTATTTGTTTGCCTACAAAAGGCACCCTGGAAGGCAGCAGGATATTGTATAAAACTTGGATTTCCTTAAGCATCCTTCCCTTGttcagtaataataataataataataaagccCCCAGTCATCAGAAGCCTGAGCTCCTTTAAATTCAAAATCCTCTCGCGGGGATGCTGCTGTGTTCAGTCTGGGCTTTGCTAAGGGGAcaaagctgctgtgccaggagctggggcacAAGCAGCTGGGCATGGGCTCTctcccctggcactgggcagggaaggggttCATCTCTGGTGTCATTCCAGCCTTTTAGATCTTTGTTGCACATTTTTTTGCCTCCTACCTGTTGCCTGATCTGATGTGTTTTCTCTTAGACCTTGGGGAGAAAGGTCTCCTTTGTGCTCAGAACAACAGAATGCTCAAGCTGTACTGGAGCCTTTCAATGCTAACAGAATAAAAGTATGCCATTTATTTATCAAAGTCTCCTTTAAAGGAGGAGATGGACGAAACAGGTTTTAACCTACTTGTGATGCTCAGGAAAAGCAAGCACTTTGATTCACTCCTTCCCAGACAAACAGCATTGCATTGCTTGTTTCTGATTTTATTACCTATAAACCactttctatttttgttttcacatgCCATTGACTTTGTTTGGTACAGACACAGCTGAACAAGGCTGGTTTTTCAAGTGCAAATCATGTTAATAGATGCCCAGTTCTTTCCACTCCACACACAGGAGCACCGCTGTAAGAAAGAGAGCTGGTGcccaaaaaaatattttcctgtttcatttCCTAAATTACCTCTGAGGCCACATTATCCCTTCTGAATCCCCAAATGTGGAATGGTGATGGTTGCTTTAGTACTTCTGGCATGGTCTCTTCACATAAGGAGAATTTATTTGCGTGGAGGAGTGAAACAATATGAGCAGACAATGAAGTCTCAAGTGGTAAAGTGTGTGAAATTCTCCATTTACTATTACTTTTTATGACGCTGTTTCCAGCTTTTCTTCACTGCTTGCAACTACAACTGATGGATTTGGAGCACAGAGTGCCTCTTATCACTGCTCTTCATCAGCAagtgtgagcagcagcaagcagtCAAATCGTTGCTGTATCCAAACAGCATCTCTGcatccagggatggagctgcagggagagctcacTCGTTGGGAACTTGATCTGCCTAATTATGTGACTGTTGACTGGGCAACGGGCTGCACATCCAGTTGTCCccagtaaaaaataatttgtcttaAAATTTCATCTGAGTTAAAATACATAATCTTTTTATCTCATTACCTGTTTCTTTCCCTGTCACGGCATTTTTGAAATGGTATCAAGAGTTATTAGGAGAAAGCTCCTTTCCATCATTAAAATACCGGGTTCAGAAAGATCTCCAGAGTCCTTAAATGCAGATGAGGGCATGAGTGGCACTTCCTGAGCAGAATTACAAGGAAGTGCTCTCACTGGAGACAGTATTCAGAGGTGGATGCTGGCAGGAGTTCAAGTGTCCACACTTGTTCTTATGGCCATGACTCCCCTGACATCTCCTGTCCATGGAGGGCGTGCTGGAGGGTCCATTCCTTGCAGGCTCCACTGAACTCCGGTaagagagcagctctgggactgAGGAATGAGTTGTCCCTTCAGACAGGGAGAAGTTAAAGAGAGAGATCATCCTTTGGTGGTATTTGCTCTTCATTTCCTTGGCTGATCTGTAGAGGTTCCCAACAAAGCAATAGCATATCGGGTTGAGGCTGGAATTGGTGAGGCCGAGCCACTGGGCAAAAGGCCTGAGCTGCAGGATCCAAGGAGAAGGAGTCACATCCTGCAAAGACTTGGGGATGTTGAAATCGATCCAGATGTCCATCAGGTAGACGGGCAGCCAAGAGATGGCgaagagcagcaccagggccacCACCATCTGTGCCACCTTCCTGCGGATCTTCAGCCTGGAGGCGGGCAGGGAGCGGTTCAGGGCAGAGCTCTCCTTCAGCTGGCTGCTGCGGCTCCACAGCCGCCGCACCGTGAGGAAGCAGATCACCATGTTGAACAGCACGGGCAGGCAGTACAGGGCGCAGAAGAGCAGAAAGTTGTAGGCTTGCTTGAGCCTCTCCTGAGGCCAGATCTCCCTGCAGATGGAAAACACCAGGGGCAAGCCCTCCACCACCCCGATCTCATCCCGCTTGTTCATGAAGATGAGGGGCATGCATATCCCTGAGGACAGCAACCACACCACCAGGATGGTGCTGAGGATCCTCCTCTGTGTGAAGAAGGAGCGGGCGTTGAGCGGGTTGTGCACGCTGTAGTACCGGTTCACACTGATGACCGTCAGGCTGAGGACGCTGGCGGACAC from Ammospiza caudacuta isolate bAmmCau1 chromosome 17, bAmmCau1.pri, whole genome shotgun sequence encodes the following:
- the LOC131565463 gene encoding galanin receptor type 1-like, giving the protein MDSSPPEPGAPPDPLQLWQEENRTQGGLWNGSQELGWEELEKMLFLFAKEPVTISLTVMYLLSFVVGFVGNIMSIRVLTRKRRSRVSSLSATRSLLINLAVCDLMVVCICMPITVGNLIYKAWVYGDFLCRAVPFIQAVSVSASVLSLTVISVNRYYSVHNPLNARSFFTQRRILSTILVVWLLSSGICMPLIFMNKRDEIGVVEGLPLVFSICREIWPQERLKQAYNFLLFCALYCLPVLFNMVICFLTVRRLWSRSSQLKESSALNRSLPASRLKIRRKVAQMVVALVLLFAISWLPVYLMDIWIDFNIPKSLQDVTPSPWILQLRPFAQWLGLTNSSLNPICYCFVGNLYRSAKEMKSKYHQRMISLFNFSLSEGTTHSSVPELLSYRSSVEPARNGPSSTPSMDRRCQGSHGHKNKCGHLNSCQHPPLNTVSSESTSL